AATAATATATTCTTTTTTAATCAAATCTTTTTGAAGGTTTTTTATTTCTATAAATAAAAACTGAGTTTCGTTTCTTATATCGACTATTTTTTGCTGTTTATCATTTATCTTTTGTGTAAGGATTAACAGTATTTTTTTTTCAAAATTAATATTACTATTCGCATTTTTAAGAGTGACATCTTCTTTTTTCACTTCACTTATGAAAGTATTCTGTGCTTCTACTTTAGTGTTTTTTAAGGGAGATAGACCGTTTGTGTCTGAATAAGCCAAGTTCACAAAAGCAAAGAAAAATAAAATTAATTTCATTATGTTCCTATATTTATAAATATATTTTATTATCTATTTTTTAGTTAAAAAATCTTTTCTTAGGAAAGAAAAGACTGTTCTATGAATAAAACATTTATATTTTATCATTTAATCTTCTTTTTAGGGTTTCAAGTTATTTTAAATTTGGGACTATTATGGGACTCACTTTGGATACAATATGAAAAAATAATATTTACAAATGAAAGACAAATGAAAGAAAATAAACTTTTAATTTTAAAAAAATCTGCAATACTTATTGTAGATGATGATGAACAAATACTGCATAATTTAAAGCTTACATTATCTATTTTTTTTGATACAGTTCTTAGTGCTAAAAATGGAATAGAAGCTTTAAAAATTTATGAAGAGCATTCATCAATTGATGTAATAATTACAGATTATGTAATGCCTAAGATGTGTGGTTATCAATTGTGCAAAAAAATAAGAAGCATTGATAATGATATTGCAATTATTATGATGAGCAATTACTCAGAAAAAGAGAAACTATTAAAGTCCATTCCTTTAGGTTTAATTGATTATTTAATAAAACCAATAGAATATACAACCTTGTCTACTACTTTATTAAAAATAGCCAATAACATAAAAAGGAAGTCTTTAGATTCAGTATTCATTAATGATATAGAATACTCATTCCTACGTAAAGAAATAAAAAAAGGCGATACAATTATAAAACTTACTAAAAACGAAGCCTTAGTTTTAGAACTTTTAATTAATAATAAAACAAATATTACAACCGTAGATCAAATAAAATATACCTTGGATGCAGAACACAATAAAAGTGAGCAAGCAATAAAAAATTTATTTTATAGACTACGGTTAAAAATTGGTAAAAATATGATAATAAATAATAAAGCCTTAGGGTATAGTCTTTTATGTTCATAAGAAAACAATTTGTATAAAAAATTAATATTAACATTCCTTTTCTTTTCTTTAAATCTTTTTGCTACTAAAGTATTAGAAATCAACAAAGATTTTATAAAACATGACTCTTCTAATTATTTATACTTTATAGAAAATAATGACGCTTTAACTATAAATAATGTGTTAAACAGTGAGGATTTTAAACTTTCTAAAAAACATCATTTTACCTCCACAAAAAGTGCTTTTTGGACAAAGATTTCATTAAAAAACACTTCAAATTCAAAACAAGTTTTGTCCTTAACTAATATCCTTCCTGGTACAAACTACATTGATGTTTATGTTTTTAAAAAAAATAAAAAAGTTATTTTACATCATTTAGGAGATTTACAAGCACAAAATAAAAGAGAAGAAATCAGTAGGTTTTCTATGTTTAATCTCTCTTTAGATAAAAATGAAGAAGTAACTATCATTTCAAGAGTAAAAAACTACTATATCTACAATCTTGGATGGAAGATTCAACAAAGAAATGTTTATATATATAAAGAACTTCATTTTCTATTATATTTTGGTATTTTTGCAGGCATGCTTATATTATATAGTTTGTATAATTTTTTTGTTTTTAATATTAAAAGAAGTATTCCTTATTTGATTTTAAGTTTAAACGTATTTATTACTTTATTATACTTATCGGGAGTGAGTGGTATTTTATATCAAATGGACTTGGGATTAAACTTAGATTTGATTACTGCAATAACGTGGAATTCATCTATTTTTCTTTTAATAGGCTTGCTTTTATTACCTTATTATTTTTTTAATATAAAAAATACCTACCCCAAACTAAAATGGTACTTTAGGTTCAAAATACTTCTGGCTGCATCTATTATTATTTTACTACTCTATGCGCAGTTCTTTGATGAATCGTATTTTTATGTTTTTAGGGTAGTAGCATTCTCAGCTGTTTTTTCTTGTATTTCTTTGTTAATAACTGCAATATATATGTACTATAAAAAAGAGAAAGGTTCAAGATATTATTTAATTGGCCAAGGTTTATATTTAATATGTATTATTGTTTACACTTTAGTTATGAATGGTTTAGTTCCTTATTTTCTCTGGTTTAAGATGTTTTTCCCTCTTGGTATTATGTTAGATTTAATTTTCTTTTCTATTGCTTTGTACGATAGAACTCAAATAAAACACCTAGAAGATTTGCAAAATAAAGAATATTTATTAGAGCAGTCAAGGTTCAGTACCATTGGTCAAACCATTGCCCATGTGACGCATCAATGGAAACACCCTTTAACGCAGATAGGGACATCAACAACACTTATTCAAACAGTTTTAAATCATCAAAAAGAAAATGTAAATACGACATTAAAAGAACAATTGCCTTTAATCCAAAATAATATACATCATATGAGTAAAACCTTGCACGAGCTTAGCAATTTTTATTCTAGCACCTTGCTTAATAACGATGCATTAATTCAAGAATGTATTCAAAATAGTATTAAGATGATTCAATCTAAAATTACATTAAAAAATGTCACAATAAATTTGATAATTAAAGATAAAGATATTCGTATTAATAATCATATCTTTTCAAATATACTTCTAAATCTTATTGATAATTCTTTAGATGAGTTTGATTCCAGTTTTAAAAAAAATACTATAGATATCACAAGCTATAAACAAGAAAATAAAATAATCATTCTTTATGAAGACAATGCAGGGGGAATTAAGATAAATCCTATTTCGTCTATCTTTGAATACAATATCAGCACTAAAAAGAATATTGAAAACTTTGGTATGGGTATGGTTATTGTCAGAATGTTAATTGAAGAAAAACTTTTTGGAAGTATAAAAATAAAAAACCATAAAGAAGGTGTTCAATTTAAAATCGTTCTTTAGAAGTAAGAAAAGGAATAAAAAATTCCCATTTTATTTTTACTTGACATTATAGAACAATAGTTCTATAATTACATAAATGGAGATATATATATGGCAAGACCTGTAGAATACGATTTAAATGATGTACTTGATAAAGCAATGAATATCTTTTGGGAAAAAGGATACGAGGCTGTATCAATGGCTGAATTGGTCGAATATACTGGAATGAACCGTAGAACTATGTATTCTTTGTTTAAAGATAAAGATGGTTTGTATAAAGACGCTTTAGAAAAC
This Campylobacteraceae bacterium DNA region includes the following protein-coding sequences:
- a CDS encoding response regulator transcription factor yields the protein MNKTFIFYHLIFFLGFQVILNLGLLWDSLWIQYEKIIFTNERQMKENKLLILKKSAILIVDDDEQILHNLKLTLSIFFDTVLSAKNGIEALKIYEEHSSIDVIITDYVMPKMCGYQLCKKIRSIDNDIAIIMMSNYSEKEKLLKSIPLGLIDYLIKPIEYTTLSTTLLKIANNIKRKSLDSVFINDIEYSFLRKEIKKGDTIIKLTKNEALVLELLINNKTNITTVDQIKYTLDAEHNKSEQAIKNLFYRLRLKIGKNMIINNKALGYSLLCS
- a CDS encoding sensor histidine kinase, translated to MYKKLILTFLFFSLNLFATKVLEINKDFIKHDSSNYLYFIENNDALTINNVLNSEDFKLSKKHHFTSTKSAFWTKISLKNTSNSKQVLSLTNILPGTNYIDVYVFKKNKKVILHHLGDLQAQNKREEISRFSMFNLSLDKNEEVTIISRVKNYYIYNLGWKIQQRNVYIYKELHFLLYFGIFAGMLILYSLYNFFVFNIKRSIPYLILSLNVFITLLYLSGVSGILYQMDLGLNLDLITAITWNSSIFLLIGLLLLPYYFFNIKNTYPKLKWYFRFKILLAASIIILLLYAQFFDESYFYVFRVVAFSAVFSCISLLITAIYMYYKKEKGSRYYLIGQGLYLICIIVYTLVMNGLVPYFLWFKMFFPLGIMLDLIFFSIALYDRTQIKHLEDLQNKEYLLEQSRFSTIGQTIAHVTHQWKHPLTQIGTSTTLIQTVLNHQKENVNTTLKEQLPLIQNNIHHMSKTLHELSNFYSSTLLNNDALIQECIQNSIKMIQSKITLKNVTINLIIKDKDIRINNHIFSNILLNLIDNSLDEFDSSFKKNTIDITSYKQENKIIILYEDNAGGIKINPISSIFEYNISTKKNIENFGMGMVIVRMLIEEKLFGSIKIKNHKEGVQFKIVL